From a single Rutidosis leptorrhynchoides isolate AG116_Rl617_1_P2 chromosome 5, CSIRO_AGI_Rlap_v1, whole genome shotgun sequence genomic region:
- the LOC139849703 gene encoding secreted RxLR effector protein 161-like, whose translation MVMVRTIISLAAYKGCKLWQLDMKNAFLYGELDREVFMEQLIGFTSQAKRILCYVKGSIGHSLWYKKYDNVLLKDFVDAYWMGDANDRRSTSGYCFNMGSAVISWCSKKQDVVALSRTEAEYIAATMAAQECTWLRRLIGDIYLKK comes from the exons ATGGTAATGGTGAGAACAATAATCTCACTAGCGGCTTACAAAGGGTGCAAATTATGGCAACTTGATATGAAGAATGCTTTTCTATATGGAGAGCTTGATCGTGAGGTATTCATGGAACAACTTATTGGGTTCACTTCACAAG CAAAAAGGATCCTTTGTTATGTGAAAGGATCAATAGGCCACAGCTTGTGGTATAAGAAGTATGATaatgttttgttaaaagattttgtgGATGCATATTGGATGGGAGATGCAAATGATCGTCGTTCAACTTCGGGCTACTGTTTCAACATGGGTTCCGCTGTTATTTCATGGTGTAGCAAGaagcaagatgttgttgctttGTCAAGAACGGAAGCAGAATATATAGCTGCAACTATGGCTGCTCAAGAATGCACTTGGTTAAGAAGATTGATTGGTGATATATACTTAAAGAAGTAG